The Oncorhynchus tshawytscha isolate Ot180627B linkage group LG02, Otsh_v2.0, whole genome shotgun sequence genome contains the following window.
AGTACACCACTCAAtcatcacaaaaacacacacacactcaggctggAGTACACCACTCAATcatcacaaaaaaacacacacacacacactcgggtgGAGTACACCACTCAAtcatcacaaaaacacacacacacacactcgggctGGAGTACACCACTCAAtcatcacaaaaacacacacacacacactcaggctggAGTATACCACTCAAtcatcacaaaaacacacacacacactcaggctggAGGACACCACGTcatcacagaacacacacacacacactcaggctggAGGACACCACGTcatcacagaacacacacacacactcaggctggAGTACACCACTCAAtcatcacaaaaacacacacacacactcaggctggAGGACACCACATcatcacagaacacacacacacacactcaggctggAGTATACCACTCAAtcatcacaaaaacacacacacacacactcaggctggAGGACACCACATcatcacagaacacacacacacacactcaggctggAGTACACCACTCAAtcatcacaaaaacacacacacacactcaggctggAGGACACCACATCatcacagaacacacatacattaacacatacacacaattaattcCACCCTCCAAAAAGGTTTGTTCTGTGTTTTTAGGCAGCGGGAAGAGACTGACGTACATGAACATAATGAGGCTCTAACACTGCTCCCAATCCTCTGCTATCTCTAAAGCCAGCCGTTACTATCTAGACTTTTCcaaccacagggttcaattctcgggccgactcttttctctgtatatatcaatgatgttgctcttgctgcgggtgattccctgatccacctctacgcagacgacaccattctgtatacttccggcctgtccttggacactgtgctatctaacctccaaacgagcttcaatgccatacaatactccttccgtggcctccaactgctcttaaacgctagtaaaaccaaatgcatgcttttcaaccgttcgctgcctgcacccgcatgcccaactagcatcaccaccctggatggttccgaccttgaatatgtggacatctataagtacctaggtgtctggctagactgtaaactctccttccagactcatatcaaacatctccaatcgaaaatcaaatctagagtcggctttctattccgcaacaaagcctccttcactcacgccgccaaacttaccctagtaaaactgactatcctactgatcctcgactttggcgatgtcatctacaaaatagcttccaacactctactcagcaaactggatgcagtttatcacagtgccatacgttttgtcactaaagcgccttataccacccaccactgcgacctgtatgctctagtcggctggccctcgctacatattcgtctccagacccactggctccaggtcatctacaagtccatgctaggtaaagctccgccttatctcagttcactggtcatgatggcaacacccacccgtagcacacgctccagcaggtatatctcactgatcatccctaaagccaacacctcatttggtcgcctttcgttccagttctctgctgcctgtgactggaacgaattgcaaaaatcgctgaagttggagacttttatctccctcacctacttcaaacatctgctatctgagcagctaaccgatcgctgcagctgtacatagtctattggtaaatagcccacccaattttacctacctcatccccatactgtttttatttatttacttttctgctcttttgcacaccaatatctctacctgtacatgaccatctgatcatttatcactccagtgttaatcttcaaaattgtaattattcacctacctcctcatgccttttgcacacaatgtatatagactcccctttttttctactgtgttattgacttgttaattgtttactccatgtgtaactctgttgtctgttcacactgctttatcttggccaggtcgcagttgcaaatgagaacttgttctcaactagcctacctggttaaataaaggtgaaatttaaaaaaatatttaaaaaaacatcctTTGTAGTGTTGTTTCCTTCCATTACAGATAGATTTTCAGAGGTAATATCGTGAGTGGCATTTAAAGAGCACCGTACAAAAAGCAGGTTAACTTTTTTTGTCATGAATATTCTTCCGGAGGCagttctgcagagtggtcactagctggcacagccatgaagtcataaaatctgattttaaacctaaccctaaccttaaccacactgctaaccctaatgctaaaccctaaccttaaccacactgctaaccctaatgctaaaccctaaccttaaccacactgctaaccctaatgcataaccctaaccttaaattaagaccaaaaagcacgtTTTTGTTTTCATAACTTTTTACAATATAACCAATATTGACTTTGCAACTGGCCTATTTAAGGGGAAATCTCATAACAAtactcatgacaataaacatcatCATGTGTAAAAACACAAGAGATCTTAGTTATAGTTCATACCCAGGCCCGTATAACCTGGCACAGAGTGTGTCCTGACCAGATCACAAGGTCAGGAGGAACTAGTCATAGACCACCTCAGGGTTGAGTTTCAGCGTAACCATCGTGACATTGTCATACCACTGCAgcaaaatgtgtatatatatatatatgcacttcCTTTTCTGAATGTGGAATATAGAGCCTAGGCTACTGTTCATTATGAAGAGAAGAGGTGACATGCAGAAAATGACGGTCCCTCAGGAGCAACACAAAACTCTTGATTGTATGACTATGGTAAAGTCTCCATGATGTACAGAAACAGACGTTATTATATAGGagtcactgtggtcctcaggtcagtgggtatactgtggccCTCTGgtcagtgggtatactgtggccCTCTGgtcagtgggtatactgtggccCTCTGgtcagtgggtatactgtggccCTCTGgtcagtgggtatactgtggccCTCTGgtcagtgggtatactgtggtcctcaggtCAGTGGGTATACTATGGTCCTCTGgtcagtgggtatactgtggtcctctggtcagtgggtatactgtggtcctctggtcagtgggtatactgtggtcctctggtcagtgggtatactgtggccCTCTGgtcagtgggtatactgtggccCTCAGgtcagtgggtatactgtggccCTCAGgtcagtgggtatactgtggccCTCAGgtcagtgggtatactgtggccCTCAGgtcagtgggtatactgtggccCTCTGgtcagtgggtatactgtggccCTCAGgtcagtgggtatactgtggccCTCAGgtcagtgggtatactgtggccCTCAGgtcagtgggtatactgtggccCTCAGgtcagtgggtatactgtggccCTCTGgtcagtgggtatactgtggccCTCTGgtcagtgggtatactgtggccCTCTGgtcagtgggtatactgtggccCTCTGgtcagtgggtatactgtggccCTCTGgtcagtgggtatactgtggccCTCTGgtcagtgggtatactgtggtcctcaggtcagtgggtatactgtggccCTCTGgtcagtgggtatactgtggccCTCTGgtcagtgggtatactgtggccCTCTGgtcagtgggtatactgtggccCTCAGgtcagtgggtatactgtggccCTCAGgtcagtgggtatactgtggccCTCAGgtcagtgggtatactgtggccCTCAGgtcagtgggtatactgtggccCTCAGgtcagtgggtatactgtggccCTCAGgtcagtgggtatactgtggccCTCAGgtcagtgggtatactgtggccCTCAGgtcagtgggtatactgtggccCTCAGGTCAGTGGATATACTGTGGCCCTCAGGTCAGTGGGTATAATATGGCCCTCAGGTCAGTGGGTAAATTGTGACCCTCAGgtcagtgggtatactgtggccCTCAGgtcagtgggtatactgtggccCTCAGgtcagtgggtatactgtggccCTCAGgtcagtgggtatactgtggccCTCAGgtcagtgggtatactgtggccTTCAGGTCAGTGGGTATACTGTGACCCTCAGgtcagtgggtatactgtggccCTCAGGTCAGTgggtatacagtgggtatactgtggtcctcaggtcagtgggtatactgtggtcctcaggACAGTGGGTATACTGCGGTCCTCAGgtcagtgggtatactgtggtcctcaggtcagtgggtatactgtggtcctcaggtcagtgggtatactgtggtcctcaggtcagtgggtatactgtggccCTCAGGTCAGTGGGTATACTGTGACCCTCAGgtcagtgggtatactgtggccCTCAGACAATGACCTGGGGACAGACAGTGACAAATGACCGGACGCTCGCTGTCACTAAGACTGGTGGTGGTAATATTCTGTACACAGCCACCGCATCTGTCCAcgcaaagacacagacacacacacacacacacacttacacacacagaaacacacagacatacacacagtgcATACTGTACTACTGAGTGCCCAACTGCAATCAGCTAATACTATCCAAACACATAATCCAATTCAAAGTTGTGCTTTAAACCTAATCCTTCAAAATCCATGGAGGATTCTAAATGAGTAGAAAACATTCTACACTTCTATTAGCTAGCCTGCCTAAAATGCCTATTGGGGAAGTCATATGAATCTAATCTAGACAGTATTGTTCTAGGTTCTTGCTCCACATTACAAAGTAAGACAAATGAGAGTTCAAAACCAGTGGAGGATGTGtacaacagtggaggctgctgaggggaggacagctcatcataatggctggaacggagagaattaaatggaaaccatgtgtttgatgtatttgataccattccactgatacCGCTCCCACAattaccatgagcctgtcctccacaattaaggtgccaccaacctcctggggtgtacaatactgctactactactactactgctactgctgctactagtacgactactactactactactgctactactactgctgctactagtactactactactactactgctactactactgctgctactagtactactactactactactgctactactactactactactactactgctactgctactgctactactactactgctactactactgctgctactactactactactactactactactactactgctactgctactactactgctactgctactactactgctactgctgctactactactactactactactgctactactactactactgcttctactactactactactactactactactgcttctgctactactactactactcctactactactactgctgctgctactactactgctgctaatacaactgctgctactaatactactgctgctactactactactgctgctactactactgctgctgctaatacaactgctgctactaatactactgctgctactactactgctactgctgctactaatactactgctgctactaatactactgctgctactactactactactaatactactgctgctactataacaactgctactactactactattactactaattctgttgctactactacaacaactattactactactgatactgctagtACTGCTAGTACTAtaactgctgctactattactactgttactgctgctgctgcaactactgctgctgctactacaactactactattactactgctgcaactactgctactactacaactactactattactactactactgctactactgctactgctgctgctgctgctgctactacaactactactattactactagtcTAGGCTTTATTTGGGCATTAGTTGGTCTAATCTTGATCAAATAGTTAAGCCTATGCATTTTTCTTCATTTTGCCAAGTAAGGCAAATTAAAGTTCAAAACTAGTCAAACATGTGCACTTCTACTTCGGTCCTGTGTATTCTTGAGTAGTTCAGTTAGTTCTTCTAATCTATATTGTACGGATCAATCATATGGTTGGGTccatatttatttgacctttatttaactaggcaagtcagttaagaacaaattcttattttcaatgacagcctaggaacagtgggttaactgcctgtttaggggcagaacgacagatttgtaccttgtcagctcggggatttgaacttgcaaccttccggtcactagcccaacgctctaaccactaggctaccctgccgccccatattgcAAAGTAAGGTAAAAATTTGTAGAAAACTACTACTAGCTATTAGCCTATTCTGGGGACAGTGGTTAGTTGTACTAAAATGTAGATAATACGTATGCTACGGTTCTATATGTTTTGCTCTATATTGCAAAGTAAGGCAAATATTTCACCTTGCGGAAAATGTCCTGTggcttctctctatcccctttttctctctctcgctacccctctctgtcctcttcatccctaccttcctctctccgccAAGCAGAGCCACTCAGCACTTTTACCTCAGCTAGAGAAATCGTCATCAGCCTCCGTGGGGTATCCAAACACCAGCCAAGGGGGTACTTTGATATTCTCTTCCTGACGCCCTAAGACCTGCGGATCTCCCAACGAGATGGGTGGAAACCCCCCGCAGATTTTGAAGAACGAGGAAGTATGTTAGTGGAACGGTTGAAGTGGAGGTGGcaaaggaggtgggaggggaagTTAGGGGAATGACTTATTAGGAGAACGTCTTACTACACTATACCCTGCACCTCGGTGTGCACTTTAAGTGCAGTTGATTTGGAGCCGCCTTGGATTCCATTAGAAACATCCAAGCTTCATTCAACCTCATTCTTATCAAGCCTCTATTCCCAGCACCCTTCAGTTCCCATCCAATACCTCCAGAGATATGGTGATACACATCTAATGGATTCTAATCACGGTTCTTGTCAGTTTTTCTAATTTAATTACACCAGTTCCCGAcatctctcaatctctttcttgttctctgtctctatttctctgagcaaacttttttttaaattacttttaTGAGCCACATAGCTAATGAAAAATGTAGATGTCTTTGGTATTAACTGTCTGCAGAGGTATATGTGATATCTGCATACAGTTTAGAAATGTACACCGAGTAtaataaacattaggaacaccttcctaatattgtgttgcaccccccacccccacccccaccccctttgCAATCAGAACAGACTCGATTTGTCAGGCCATGGACTCTACATGGTGTTGAAAGCGTTttacagggatgctgacccatgttgactctaatgcttcccacagttgtgtcaagttggctggatgtcctttgggtggtggacaattcttgatacacacggaaaactgttgagagtgaaaaacccagcagcgttgcagttcttaacacaaaccggtgcgcctggcatctgttaccataccctgtttaaaggcaTTTAAATATATTGTGtttcccattcatcctctgaatggcacacatacaggacacaatccatgtctcagttgtctcaaggtttaaaaattcttctttaacctgtctcctccccttcatctatactgatttaaagtggatttaacaagtgacatcaataagggatcatagcttttacctggattcacctggtcagtctactgtATGTAACAGAAAGAGCaggagttcttaatgttttgtacagtcagtgtataagggtctgtgtgtgtcagggttgggGTCCATTTAAATTGaagccagtcaattcaggaagggATTTTAATGTAACATTCAGAAATGTAAAACCCTTTGAAATATATATCTTTCTAGTTTTTCATTTATTGaaaagtcattgaaaataaatgcCCTTTATTAAATGAtttaattggaatttcagtttacttcctgaatttcAGATTACAGTACTTCCCTGGTATATGTGGTTGGGTGgactgtagtctgtctgtgtgtctgtgtgtgtgcgcgcgcgcgcgttcTGTTTGTATGTGAATGAATACTTCTTTGAAATCTCAATTAACCCCTGTATTCTTACTCGCCTTATAACAGTCCTTATAACAGTCTTATACCAGTCTTATAACACCTACCGTTCATGCCGTTGTAGATGCTCCTGTGATGCGGTGACAGCTCTTCAGCGGTGGCCGGTCTCTTCTGTGCCTCTCTCCCAGGGCTGCCGAACTTCATGTGGTCTGGACTCCCACTATACTGGTGCCTGTGAGTCTCTGGACTGCCCCCGGCCGACATCACGCAGCCCTTCTCATGGTGCTGGTGCTCTGGCGTCCCCAACCCTAGATGTGCCTGTCTGGGCTCGGGGCTTCCACAGCAGCTACCGCCCCCGATGCTCCCCCTGTGGTGCCTCTGGTAGAGCTCCCCGGCGCTGCCGCCCTGACCCGACCCAAGGAGGTGCTGCTGTTTCTGGGAGAGAAGCAGGTCAGAGCTGTGGAGGTGGTGGTGCTTGGTGGATGTGTGCTGGGACTCGGGGCTCCGGCGTCCCACGTTGCGGCCGTACTTCTCGGGGCTGAGCCCCCGCATGGAACGGGCGCTATGGGTGTGGTCGGGCACCGAGATGGAGCCGCAGCGGGGCCGGCAGAGCTGGGGCATGGCGTAGGGATACTCCAGGCTGGTGCTACGGTGCCTGCCCTGGGGGTGAGGAGGTTCAGGGCTAGAGGGGATCTCACGTTCTCCACTCACACTGCCAGCCCGGGGCTTTTGGAGATGCTCCGGGCTCCCAGTTCCACCGCCCCCGAGGCTACCGGCGTGTGTAACCAGGTGGAGCTGCTTGTGGTGGGGGTGATCGGAGCTGTCGGTGCTCCCCGCACTAGATGTACTACTCCCATCCCCCACGTCCCTCATCAACAACCCTGTCCCGGGGACCAGCAACAAACTACTCTGGCTATCGATAGAATTCCTACACCCTCCTGCCACCCCCACCAcacaacctccccctcctcctcctccaccaacccccacccctccaccacctctTCCTTTCTCCTCGTCGAGCAACAAACAGAGTTCTTTGAGATCCAGGTTCTCCCGGACCACCTCGTCCTGCCGCACCTCCAGCTCCTTGAGCTTCTGAAGGTACAACGTCACCTCCTTCCTCATGATGGAGGCGCTGTAGCGCCCCAGTCGCTGCCACTCCCTGGACACCCGCTTGCCCTTCTGACGGTCGTCATCCAGGAAGCAACACAGGTCCCTCAGCTCCCGGTTGTCCTCCTGCAGTTTCTGGTTGATgtcctgaggagaggagacgagatgaGTGGAGAAAGGGAGGTGAGAAGTGTTCATTAGTGCTATTTTATTCATTCACTGTTATCTAGGTCCCTGCTGAGGTAGAAATCTCTTATTCGAGGGAACCTCGCTTTAATATCATGTCAATCAAAGACAGAGTCAAATAAAAATGAAGTTCAGCTGCTCATAAACCTCTGTATTACATAAATATGGATGTGAAAATGTTGGATGTAAGAGTGGTAGAGGGCAAATAGGCCGTGAGTGAGCTGAGAGAGGgagccagggagggaggggaaagcaCCAGGCCAgaacatacctctctctctctctcatttgcaaCATAACGGCATCTTTGCCCAAAGTTCTCCACCTCCCCTAATTATCCATAATAACATACACTTCAGACCCTCCAGCACGTGTAGTTTAATTAGGTACCATGGTGCTTCGGGCTGGGCCTTTTGGGCCTGCTCTCTGAAGCAGCCAAGGATCCTTCCTCCATCCCCATGTGCTTCATCTCAGTCGCTCCTATCTCATTTTAATGAATCTCAGAGTATCGGAGTAGGATGTTAAATCAAGTCTATGTAGCTTGGAGAAATAATAAGATTATGCCGGGATTATTATTGCTAGTTACACTGCACCAAATAAGATTTGGGAGAGAGAAGtcatatatttggggagtttaatGAGTATTCTGGGTTAAATAGGTTTACTCTTGTCACCTAGTAGAATTTGTTGGTGATATTCCAAGAGCAAGCATCAAGGTTGCGCCACAGGCCTACACACCAAAGCTTTTGCAAAGGAGATGAAGACTAAAGACAacaggtgagtgagtgagaaagagagaagaatgaTGATGCTTGACATTCAGCCCAGATGCCCTCTCACTATGCTTTCTGGTGGAAGATGATGGATGCACACACAGGTAGGCTCATGCGCGCTCACAGATACAtgcacagggagagggagagggagagagatcttgTCAAATGAAATGAACTTATATACATCCTGCCTCCATTTCATCGTGTGGACAGCGGCGCCCTTTAAAGAACGCGCAAACTCAACCCCGAACACCCTCTCATGCTGTGCGCGCTCAGGTGCGCCAGTGCGGCCTCCCCGCCGTTAACTATGATCTCATCTTTTTAGAAATGCCATGCGCGCCCATTCCTCACCTTCAGCCCTCTTATCTCGTTCAAGTGCAGCTGGAGGCTGCGATTGACCTCGCGGATCAGATTGCTGTGGTCCAGTATCACGCTCATTTTATCGGCTTCAGACCGCCGGAGCCGCCGCACCAAATCCTCGTTGGTCCACTTGAGAAGGTCCTCGTCCAGTATATTTGAGATGTCCTCCGCTGGACTTTCACTCTTTGTTATGGACAGCGAAAGCTGTGGCTGACTAGCTTTTTCCATCCCTACGGTTCCGTTGTCGGGAATAACGGCGACAAAAGGCTTGAAATACAACTCAGAGGGCACTGACAGTCAACCTCCGCTCGCAGTCAAACTGATCCGGAATTACCGTTCGAAATCAAATGCATAGTTGCctgacctctctctgtgctccGAACACTTCAGCCCCCAAATGCAACAGCTGAGGACGCCGCCGAATCCCTTTTCCAACAGTGAAATATAGCCCTAGAAAAGGCTACGTGCAGCTATCTAACATCCCGAAACCCCGACATGGACTATTTTTTTGTTCATGCAAGTTTGCACCTGAATGCATCCACATTTAGTCTCTTCCGTCCTGAAGTGGAGAGAGCTTCGGCGGGTAGCGGGTTGCTGATGCGCATCTCCCGCCTCTTGTAGCTGTACAGTCCAATACATAAGGGAGGAGGAACCGCTGTAGCATCGCTAGGCAAGTGCACTGCGCgtgaatagagggagagaacgtGACTGCAGTGACTAGcagaacctcctctctctctctcttcctctctctctctctccatccaagtGTCTCCATCAAATGATGCGTAGGTGATGGGTATGCGTTGGGACCCAGCGCCATCTACAGATCAAAAGCCATGGGCTACAGCATTTCGTCATCTTTATAATGGGCCTATAATAAATTCAGGACTTCATTTCCCATGATCCTCGTGTGCGTGCTTGTATCCTACGTCATGGACACGAGAGCCAGATAATGTAGTAACACGTCATTCTACTGAAGTAGAGGACCACCGGCCGGGAGTTGCCCCCTCAGATTCttcgctctctcattctgtttGCGCATCGGTATTTATCACCTAAATGCTGATCCGATTTGATTTATTACAGTCTAATATATATTTACCTTCGTCTGGATTTCCAACCGGATCTGTATAAAAGGTATGGTTCTCCGTCTGATCTGCCTGCATCAATTTGATGAAAGGTGTCTAGCTAGGCCATTCTGTTTGCGTTTCCTTGGTGGTTCGCCCAGGAAAAAAGCCGACTAAAAGCTGGGTTAGTCCGTTAGCAAGGCTAGCCTAGTTAACATATATCGTTAATATAACTTGCATGATCGTGTTTTATATCAAGTTAACATGATATGTCGATGGCAGATTGACTTTAGAAACACTCCCGGAATTTGATTAAATGCTAACTGAccttagctaacgttacctaggaTCAACTAGAACCTGTCGCTAACTAGCTTGTTGCTGCTACTAGCATCCGCCTCCTTTCAGGAAGGCATCTCTACCAGGGACGAGATCCTAAAATGTGATTTGTGATACCCGTCTAACCATTTAACTACTACAACATGCGTGTTTTGGTTCCTAGTAATGGCCAGTAATAGCGAAGATGTGCCAGTATATAGCATAGCTAGAAGAGACCGTTTTTAGTCTGTCCATTTAAGCACTCGGTTGTGTAATCAATGGATCGATGCTACTTCGAGTGAAGGGTCCTGTAGGCCAGCTGTCAATCACCTGGTAGAGCTGTTTGACGCGGAGGGTTCCCCTGaatgagagagtggagaggtgcGCGTTCATTTTGGTTCATATCTGAATTAGATAGCTGAAGTGAACTATGGTTTTGAACAGACAGttctctcttgataagtgtgtcagAAGACCTTCAAGTGGTGGTCTGTCCCATAACATTACATGGAATTGCTTTACAAGAAACGTTCCATAACATTCCTTAACCCTGTGTTTTGTGCAGTCATGTGACATGCCTGTATTTTTACCAAATTGCAGCTTTAATGCTTTTCCATTGAACTCAAAATGTCCCCTTTTCTTTTCATGTCAGATGTTCCAATGCCACCGTCAGACAATCTAGATAAGatcagataaaaaaatatatatatacaggacttCCAAAGCTATAGAAATCTAAGACATCTGGTTACTGCCGTTCATACCTGCCGAGGCCTATAAGCCCAAGTCTCACTCGTCACTGAAATGTTACGTAGTTGAAATAGGTGTGACCAACATTTATGTAGGATTCAAAATTAGCCCAGGGATTCTTAAGTGTCAAAACATGCCAAACAGGTTTTGATGACGAACATCATCGTCATCCATATTCCACATAGGCCTCCACCTATGAACTTGGAACAAAGCCATGGAAAGAGTGGAAAGTGAGCGTTAGTTCACACCGAACTCCAGACTCAAACAGCTCTCGGAGAAGCTAAGACCGACTACCTGCCCTTAGCAAGAGCTAGTTTAGCTATCGGACTAACTTCtctctatatttatttatttaacctttatttaaccagacaagTTTATTAAGAATCTCTTCACTTTCTTTCCCATTGAAGTTGCCATGGCGACATACCAGGAGTTTATCCAACAGAATGAGGATCGGGACGGCGTGCGCTTTAGCTGGAACCTGTGGCCCTCGAGCAGGCTGGAAGCTACCCGGCTGGTAGTGCCTGTCTCCTGCCTCTTCACCCCACTCAAGGA
Protein-coding sequences here:
- the LOC112230243 gene encoding coiled-coil domain-containing protein 85A isoform X2 — encoded protein: MEKASQPQLSLSITKSESPAEDISNILDEDLLKWTNEDLVRRLRRSEADKMSVILDHSNLIREVNRSLQLHLNEIRGLKDINQKLQEDNRELRDLCCFLDDDRQKGKRVSREWQRLGRYSASIMRKEVTLYLQKLKELEVRQDEVVRENLDLKELCLLLDEEKGRGGGGVGVGGGGGGGGCVVGVAGGCRNSIDSQSSLLLVPGTGLLMRDVGDGSSTSSAGSTDSSDHPHHKQLHLVTHAGSLGGGGTGSPEHLQKPRAGSVSGEREIPSSPEPPHPQGRHRSTSLEYPYAMPQLCRPRCGSISVPDHTHSARSMRGLSPEKYGRNVGRRSPESQHTSTKHHHLHSSDLLLSQKQQHLLGSGQGGSAGELYQRHHRGSIGGGSCCGSPEPRQAHLGLGTPEHQHHEKGCVMSAGGSPETHRHQYSGSPDHMKFGSPGREAQKRPATAEELSPHHRSIYNGMNASMPLLDHTAPQLGRLG
- the LOC112230243 gene encoding coiled-coil domain-containing protein 85A isoform X1, coding for MEKASQPQLSLSITKSESPAEDISNILDEDLLKWTNEDLVRRLRRSEADKMSVILDHSNLIREVNRSLQLHLNEIRGLKDINQKLQEDNRELRDLCCFLDDDRQKGKRVSREWQRLGRYSASIMRKEVTLYLQKLKELEVRQDEVVRENLDLKELCLLLDEEKGRGGGGVGVGGGGGGGGCVVGVAGGCRNSIDSQSSLLLVPGTGLLMRDVGDGSSTSSAGSTDSSDHPHHKQLHLVTHAGSLGGGGTGSPEHLQKPRAGSVSGEREIPSSPEPPHPQGRHRSTSLEYPYAMPQLCRPRCGSISVPDHTHSARSMRGLSPEKYGRNVGRRSPESQHTSTKHHHLHSSDLLLSQKQQHLLGSGQGGSAGELYQRHHRGSIGGGSCCGSPEPRQAHLGLGTPEHQHHEKGCVMSAGGSPETHRHQYSGSPDHMKFGSPGREAQKRPATAEELSPHHRSIYNGMNALMSAGCCTTNCRNVKIWDSFDASS